The following proteins are co-located in the Sporolactobacillus pectinivorans genome:
- a CDS encoding CobW family GTP-binding protein has protein sequence MTRVPITLLSGFLGSGKTTLLLHLLRNRPEGSRIGIIINDMAEVNVDAKTIQHSPFFKDDDQLIGLTGGSISTDLICDLQNAVYKLAASKTVDLILIEASGISRPQLIVKKIVQGRNKSGKRIRDITRVDTTATVVDAVRLAGLLTPEEGKFDAAYVDTNQLMMNQIDFCNVLIINKTDDLSADSTAYLLSVVRALQPQARVIATSYGR, from the coding sequence ATGACACGCGTACCAATAACCCTTTTATCGGGCTTTCTAGGGTCAGGAAAAACAACGCTGCTGCTGCATTTGCTTCGGAACAGACCGGAAGGCAGCCGCATCGGTATCATCATCAATGATATGGCTGAGGTCAATGTCGACGCAAAAACCATTCAACACAGTCCGTTCTTCAAGGACGACGATCAGCTCATCGGATTAACAGGCGGAAGTATCAGCACAGACTTGATCTGTGATCTGCAGAATGCGGTCTATAAACTGGCTGCTTCCAAAACCGTGGATCTGATTCTCATTGAAGCTTCGGGCATCTCACGGCCGCAACTTATTGTCAAAAAAATCGTCCAAGGAAGAAATAAAAGCGGAAAAAGAATCCGGGATATCACCCGCGTCGACACGACAGCCACCGTCGTCGATGCTGTACGGTTGGCAGGTTTACTTACCCCTGAGGAGGGAAAATTCGACGCAGCGTACGTGGATACGAATCAGCTGATGATGAATCAGATAGACTTTTGCAATGTACTGATTATTAATAAAACGGATGATCTGAGCGCTGATTCTACTGCCTATTTGCTGAGTGTCGTCCGAGCACTCCAACCGCAAGCCCGCGTGATTGCCACATCATACGGCCGCAT
- the rpmF gene encoding 50S ribosomal protein L32 produces the protein MAVPKRRTSQTRKKKRRTHQKLSAPNLSRDPVTGNYHRSHRVDKDGYYRGEQVIKPKQS, from the coding sequence ATGGCCGTACCAAAAAGAAGGACGTCACAGACAAGGAAAAAGAAAAGGAGGACACATCAAAAGTTAAGTGCCCCAAACCTGTCCCGCGATCCGGTGACCGGCAACTATCATCGTTCACATCGTGTAGATAAGGATGGTTATTACAGAGGGGAGCAAGTGATTAAACCTAAACAATCATGA
- a CDS encoding metal ABC transporter solute-binding protein, Zn/Mn family: MKRKQVGFTILATIVSIVLFGLSGCSNSSTGPSAGKIIAVGAENEYADVISQIGGKYVSVTGIMSNPATDPHTYEASTKNASVVSKATLVVQNGLGYDGFMDHLESASPNSKRVIINVAKSLGYPDNTSNPHLWYKPDTMPRVAALIAQKLEKQMPAHSSYFKNQLNKFDQSLGIWNHDLDTLKQTYVNTGVAVTEPVSDYLLQAANLNIKTPWAFQAAVMNGTDPSPQDVKIQQSLFSKKQVKVFLYNRQAVDDATTALLKLAKTNNIPVVGVYETMPPNYHYQKWMEAETNSVIQALKNGTSTESLK, encoded by the coding sequence TTGAAAAGAAAACAGGTAGGGTTTACGATTTTGGCTACCATCGTGAGTATCGTGTTGTTTGGACTATCGGGATGCAGCAACTCCTCAACCGGTCCGTCCGCAGGTAAAATCATCGCCGTTGGTGCGGAAAATGAGTATGCGGATGTTATTAGCCAGATTGGTGGGAAATATGTGTCGGTTACAGGTATTATGAGTAACCCGGCGACCGACCCGCATACCTATGAAGCAAGCACCAAAAATGCTTCCGTCGTTTCGAAAGCTACCCTCGTTGTCCAGAATGGGCTGGGATATGATGGTTTTATGGATCATTTGGAATCCGCTTCACCCAATTCAAAAAGGGTCATCATCAACGTGGCTAAATCCTTAGGCTATCCCGACAACACAAGCAATCCACATCTTTGGTATAAGCCGGATACGATGCCGCGTGTGGCAGCCTTGATCGCACAGAAATTAGAAAAACAGATGCCTGCACATAGTTCCTATTTTAAAAACCAACTCAATAAATTCGACCAATCACTGGGCATATGGAATCATGATTTAGACACTCTGAAACAAACCTATGTCAACACCGGTGTCGCCGTCACAGAGCCGGTTTCTGATTATCTCTTGCAGGCGGCAAACTTAAATATTAAGACACCGTGGGCGTTCCAGGCTGCGGTTATGAACGGTACAGACCCCTCCCCACAAGACGTGAAGATTCAACAAAGCCTGTTTTCGAAAAAACAAGTAAAAGTGTTTTTATACAACCGTCAGGCAGTGGACGACGCAACAACCGCTTTGCTGAAGCTGGCGAAAACAAATAACATACCGGTGGTCGGGGTGTATGAAACGATGCCGCCGAATTACCATTATCAGAAATGGATGGAAGCAGAAACAAATTCCGTTATCCAAGCTCTGAAAAACGGGACTTCCACGGAGTCGCTCAAGTGA
- a CDS encoding LCP family protein: MTQINEESRVSNKKIRKRHRVLRYILLTLAVLLIAAVGYGTYEYYNLQPQHHFINLPSIGKTTSKIKERTGTFNLLLIGSDARPGDPAGHSDSLLLVHANLDNHTYNILSIPRDTRVYMPGVGYTKLTSVNYMDQLNHGIKQGTTEAVAAISQLTGVPINYFAETNNWGFQDMVNSIGGIDMDLPFNVTLTHPWYPQDKNKTFTAGTHALDGQMVNEIVHERDSVPGTDYGRQQLQEAALIGIAKKVGQPANVTKLPSLLGSVSKYLIATNMSQQDMISAGLSVMSDLHLQQQIHYLQIKGTSEVLYDDMLKANNDEVVLDPSQLQSLAKKYFTN, from the coding sequence ATGACACAGATCAATGAGGAGTCTCGCGTCTCAAACAAGAAGATTAGAAAAAGACATAGGGTTTTACGCTATATCTTACTAACACTTGCTGTTCTTCTTATTGCAGCAGTCGGTTATGGAACTTATGAATATTACAATCTCCAGCCCCAGCATCATTTCATTAATTTACCGTCTATCGGAAAAACGACCAGCAAAATTAAAGAACGTACTGGAACATTTAATCTGCTTCTCATCGGTTCAGATGCACGGCCGGGCGATCCAGCCGGCCACAGTGATTCGTTACTACTCGTTCATGCGAACCTGGACAACCATACCTATAATATATTAAGCATCCCCCGTGATACCCGGGTTTATATGCCCGGGGTTGGCTATACCAAGCTGACCAGCGTTAATTATATGGATCAGTTGAACCACGGTATCAAACAGGGAACTACTGAAGCTGTTGCAGCGATTTCACAGCTCACAGGTGTGCCGATTAACTACTTTGCTGAGACAAACAACTGGGGTTTTCAGGATATGGTGAACTCCATTGGAGGTATCGATATGGATCTTCCATTCAATGTGACTCTGACCCACCCGTGGTATCCGCAGGACAAGAATAAGACGTTTACAGCCGGTACACATGCTTTGGACGGTCAAATGGTCAATGAGATCGTACACGAGCGCGATTCGGTTCCCGGAACCGATTATGGACGTCAGCAGTTACAGGAAGCCGCACTGATCGGCATCGCTAAGAAAGTGGGACAACCCGCTAATGTAACAAAGTTGCCGAGCCTATTAGGATCTGTTTCAAAGTACTTGATCGCCACTAATATGTCTCAACAAGATATGATCAGTGCCGGATTAAGTGTCATGAGTGATCTCCATCTGCAGCAGCAAATTCATTATCTCCAGATTAAAGGAACGAGTGAAGTGCTGTATGATGATATGCTGAAGGCAAACAACGATGAGGTAGTCCTTGATCCAAGTCAACTGCAAAGTCTCGCAAAGAAGTACTTTACGAACTAA
- a CDS encoding helix-turn-helix domain-containing protein has product MAEENRSIGSLLKDLLKQRSLSMKKLSELTEIDTATVSRIINGKRKANPRHLQKIAECLDIPITDLFVAASYLTEPQQRKLESSNDIHSSIETIQNIIEFSNLLSKKFTIEDVKHHLAHYQQYSKTEEGRETILANFEEKLQKVGSIGPFIDHLKEMFDKFRLRKGTPYQLAVIGGALLYFILPDDVIPDYIFPIGYLDDAIAVQLTLNLLSKRLC; this is encoded by the coding sequence ATGGCTGAGGAGAATAGATCTATTGGTTCACTATTAAAAGATTTATTAAAACAACGTTCATTATCCATGAAAAAACTTAGTGAACTCACTGAAATCGATACAGCTACCGTCTCGAGGATAATAAACGGAAAAAGAAAAGCAAACCCGCGGCACTTGCAAAAGATTGCTGAATGTTTGGATATTCCCATCACTGATTTATTTGTAGCTGCAAGTTATCTCACTGAACCGCAGCAGAGAAAGTTAGAGTCAAGCAATGATATTCATTCGTCTATTGAAACCATTCAAAATATTATCGAATTTTCTAATTTGTTAAGCAAGAAGTTTACTATTGAAGATGTTAAACATCATCTAGCTCATTATCAACAATATTCCAAAACGGAAGAGGGGCGAGAAACCATTCTAGCGAATTTTGAGGAAAAGCTCCAAAAAGTAGGCAGCATTGGCCCATTCATTGATCATTTAAAGGAGATGTTTGATAAATTTCGTTTAAGAAAGGGCACCCCATATCAACTCGCGGTCATAGGAGGCGCACTATTGTATTTCATTTTACCGGATGATGTTATTCCGGATTACATCTTTCCAATTGGGTATTTAGACGATGCAATCGCTGTGCAGCTTACTTTAAATTTACTATCCAAAAGGCTTTGTTAA
- a CDS encoding CobW family GTP-binding protein, producing MLSVVRALQPQARVIATSYGRIVPEALINTHLFNERQTIIDSDDTEDLSTFRQNEADRAGIRSFVYRRRHPFHPLRLDNWLDLWPKEIIRCKGVMWLATQPLTVFKISQSGRAMDIAPVGYWIATLKHDEIQKMLRIRKGLSDIWDPRFGDRMIELVFIGKNMDREKIINELDHCLYQDGEVVDFQQDPFRLSPVVTATQ from the coding sequence TTGCTGAGTGTCGTCCGAGCACTCCAACCGCAAGCCCGCGTGATTGCCACATCATACGGCCGCATCGTCCCTGAAGCATTGATCAACACCCATTTATTCAATGAGCGGCAGACCATTATAGACTCCGACGATACGGAAGATCTCAGCACTTTCCGGCAAAACGAAGCAGACCGGGCCGGTATCCGCTCGTTTGTCTATCGCAGACGTCATCCGTTCCATCCGCTTCGACTTGATAACTGGCTCGATCTGTGGCCAAAGGAAATTATCCGCTGCAAAGGAGTGATGTGGCTAGCTACACAGCCGTTGACTGTATTTAAAATATCTCAATCTGGCCGAGCCATGGATATTGCCCCCGTCGGTTACTGGATCGCGACACTGAAGCACGATGAGATTCAAAAAATGCTTCGAATTCGCAAAGGACTGAGCGACATCTGGGATCCGCGTTTTGGTGATCGAATGATTGAATTGGTTTTTATTGGGAAAAACATGGACCGTGAGAAAATCATCAACGAGCTCGATCATTGCCTGTACCAGGACGGCGAAGTTGTCGATTTTCAGCAAGATCCCTTCCGTCTTTCCCCGGTAGTAACGGCAACGCAGTAA